Proteins from a genomic interval of Piscinibacter sp. HJYY11:
- a CDS encoding alpha/beta hydrolase, whose translation MSALTGGCAWWDAKERELVYRPAPGRPADFAGLKAGDEMYTLKVRGDKPDRPETLAFWWMPAADPQAPTLLYLHGTFRSLYRNHPKMEALRDAGVSVLAVDYRGWGDSEPIIPSEESILADADVAWVELIKRQPDPKKRVIFGHSMGGGVAIDLAMRKRWRTDYGALIVESTFTSLPDVAAAVGTYGVVASWITRQRFYSDQKIAKVDAPILMMHGDRDRTVPVELGRKLRDAARPGSVRWVEISGGSHSYLHREAPGIYREAVKSILTYLPK comes from the coding sequence ATGTCGGCGCTGACTGGCGGCTGTGCCTGGTGGGACGCCAAGGAGCGCGAGCTCGTCTACCGCCCTGCGCCCGGTCGCCCGGCCGACTTCGCCGGCCTGAAGGCGGGCGACGAGATGTACACGCTCAAGGTCCGCGGAGACAAGCCCGACCGGCCCGAGACGCTCGCCTTCTGGTGGATGCCCGCGGCCGACCCGCAGGCGCCCACGCTGCTCTACCTGCACGGCACCTTCCGCAGCCTCTACAGGAACCACCCGAAGATGGAGGCGCTGCGTGACGCCGGTGTGTCGGTGCTGGCAGTCGACTACCGCGGCTGGGGCGACAGCGAGCCCATCATTCCGTCCGAGGAATCGATCCTGGCCGACGCCGACGTGGCCTGGGTCGAACTCATCAAACGACAGCCCGACCCGAAGAAGCGCGTGATCTTCGGGCACTCGATGGGGGGCGGCGTGGCCATCGACCTCGCCATGCGCAAGCGCTGGCGCACCGACTACGGCGCGCTGATCGTCGAGTCGACCTTCACCAGCCTGCCCGACGTGGCGGCCGCCGTCGGCACCTACGGCGTGGTCGCCTCGTGGATCACCCGCCAGCGCTTCTACTCCGACCAGAAGATTGCCAAGGTCGACGCCCCCATCCTGATGATGCACGGCGACCGCGACAGGACTGTGCCGGTCGAGCTGGGCCGGAAATTGCGTGATGCCGCCCGGCCCGGCAGCGTGCGCTGGGTCGAGATCTCGGGCGGCTCGCACAGCTACCTGCACCGCGAGGCGCCCGGCATCTACCGTGAAGCCGTGAAATCCATCCTGACCTACTTGCCCAAATGA
- the gspM gene encoding type II secretion system protein GspM — translation MKERWKQLSARYTALSPRDRALLPGALCFAILMLGHLLVIEPAYKERRTLQQRLEQETNDLTVAQAQLTVLQARLKNPDAELRTQLEALRLQARQADDQFKKLQSSLVPAQDMSDWLSGLLQAQRGLQLVGLRTLPVTSVTELADGKKPAAALPAATAASSPAADTATPDGWLYRHGVEITVRGHYPELVAYLQTLERMPRRVYWGELKLDAQQSPAVVMTLVVYTLSVEKTWWVI, via the coding sequence ATGAAGGAACGCTGGAAACAACTGAGCGCGCGCTACACCGCGCTCTCGCCCCGCGACCGTGCCCTGCTGCCCGGTGCGCTGTGCTTCGCCATCCTCATGCTCGGCCACCTGCTCGTCATCGAGCCCGCCTACAAGGAGCGCCGCACGCTGCAGCAGCGCCTCGAGCAGGAGACCAACGACCTCACCGTCGCCCAGGCCCAGCTCACCGTGCTGCAGGCCAGGCTGAAGAACCCCGATGCCGAGCTGCGCACGCAGCTGGAAGCCCTGCGCCTGCAGGCGCGCCAGGCCGACGACCAGTTCAAGAAGCTGCAGAGCTCGCTCGTGCCGGCGCAGGACATGAGCGACTGGCTCTCGGGCCTGCTGCAAGCGCAGCGCGGCCTGCAGCTCGTGGGCCTGCGCACGCTGCCGGTCACCTCGGTGACGGAGCTCGCCGATGGCAAGAAGCCCGCCGCCGCGCTACCTGCGGCGACTGCCGCCTCTTCACCGGCGGCCGACACGGCCACGCCCGACGGCTGGCTGTACCGCCACGGCGTCGAGATCACCGTGCGTGGCCACTATCCCGAACTCGTCGCCTACCTGCAGACGCTGGAGCGCATGCCGCGCCGCGTCTACTGGGGCGAGCTGAAGCTCGATGCACAACAAAGCCCCGCGGTGGTGATGACGCTCGTCGTCTACACCCTCAGCGTGGAAAAGACCTGGTGGGTCATATGA
- a CDS encoding ABC transporter ATP-binding protein, whose translation MTAPFVDFRNVWLAYNDELLAKKQYAVEDISLQVGEGEFIAIVGPSGCGKSTFMKLATGLKMPSEGSILIDGREVSGPLKITGMAFQAPSLLPWRTTLDNVLLPLEIVEPYRSNFRAKRAEYADKARKLLASVGLGGYEDKFPWQLSGGMQQRASICRALIHEPKMLLLDEPFGALDAFTREELWCILRDLHAAQKFNVILVTHDLREAVFLADTVYVMSRSPGRMLVRREIEIPRPRELELTYTKGFTDIVLEMREHIGAIRKPVGQVEVPQ comes from the coding sequence ATGACCGCCCCGTTCGTCGATTTCAGGAACGTCTGGCTCGCCTACAACGACGAGCTGCTCGCCAAAAAACAATACGCGGTCGAAGACATCTCGCTGCAGGTCGGCGAGGGCGAATTCATCGCGATCGTCGGGCCCTCGGGCTGCGGCAAGTCAACCTTCATGAAGCTCGCCACCGGGCTCAAGATGCCTTCGGAAGGCAGCATCCTGATCGACGGGCGCGAGGTCAGCGGCCCGCTCAAGATCACCGGCATGGCCTTCCAGGCACCATCTCTGCTCCCGTGGCGCACCACCTTGGACAACGTGCTGCTGCCACTGGAGATCGTGGAGCCCTATCGCTCCAACTTCCGCGCCAAGCGCGCCGAGTACGCCGACAAGGCGAGGAAACTCCTGGCCAGCGTGGGCCTCGGCGGCTACGAAGACAAGTTCCCTTGGCAGCTTTCGGGCGGCATGCAGCAGCGCGCCTCGATCTGCCGCGCCCTGATCCACGAGCCCAAGATGCTGCTGCTCGACGAGCCCTTCGGTGCGCTCGATGCGTTCACCCGCGAAGAGCTGTGGTGCATCCTGCGTGACCTGCACGCGGCGCAGAAATTCAACGTCATCCTCGTCACGCACGATCTGCGCGAGGCGGTGTTCCTTGCCGACACGGTCTACGTGATGAGCCGCAGCCCGGGCCGCATGCTGGTGCGGCGCGAGATCGAGATCCCGCGGCCGCGCGAGCTGGAACTCACCTACACCAAGGGCTTCACCGACATCGTGCTCGAGATGCGCGAGCACATCGGCGCCATCCGCAAACCGGTGGGCCAGGTGGAGGTGCCGCAATGA
- a CDS encoding urease accessory protein UreD, which produces MGWHGHLKLDYRSSSSNGGGPRTTVLDSHNGPLRVLQSLYPEGDAVCHNVLVHPPGGIVSGDVLAIDVNVQAGSHALITTPGATRFYRSLGAPGLQTLTTRVAEGGRFEWLPLETILYPDTLAENRMRFELAPGAEMMGWDVLALGLPASDQPYDRGRYTQSIELPGVWLERAQIDGQDTHLLRSPLGWAGHSVLATMWFASGTALTNTRREELLDAAREAISSDPLRATAGCSSPHAEVVVLRALAHRVEPAMHLLTQVWQRWRKLGWSLAGTPPRVWRT; this is translated from the coding sequence ATGGGCTGGCACGGCCACCTGAAGCTCGACTACCGCAGCTCTTCGTCGAATGGCGGCGGCCCACGCACCACCGTCCTCGACTCGCACAACGGCCCACTGCGCGTGCTGCAAAGCCTCTACCCCGAGGGCGATGCGGTCTGCCACAACGTGCTGGTGCACCCCCCGGGCGGCATTGTGAGCGGCGACGTGCTGGCAATCGATGTCAACGTGCAGGCCGGCAGCCACGCGCTCATCACCACGCCGGGCGCCACACGCTTCTACCGCAGCCTCGGCGCCCCGGGCCTGCAGACGCTCACCACCCGCGTGGCCGAAGGCGGCCGCTTCGAGTGGCTGCCGCTCGAGACCATCCTCTACCCCGACACGCTGGCCGAGAACCGCATGCGTTTCGAGCTGGCGCCCGGCGCCGAGATGATGGGCTGGGACGTGCTCGCCCTCGGCCTGCCCGCGAGCGACCAGCCCTACGACCGCGGCCGCTACACGCAGAGCATCGAGCTGCCCGGCGTGTGGCTGGAGCGCGCGCAGATCGACGGGCAGGACACCCACCTGCTGCGCTCGCCCCTCGGCTGGGCCGGCCACAGCGTGCTGGCCACCATGTGGTTCGCGTCGGGCACCGCCCTCACGAACACCCGGCGCGAAGAACTCCTGGACGCGGCCCGCGAGGCGATCTCGTCCGACCCGCTGCGCGCGACCGCCGGCTGCAGCTCGCCGCACGCCGAGGTGGTGGTGCTGCGCGCACTGGCGCACCGGGTCGAGCCGGCCATGCACCTGCTCACGCAGGTGTGGCAGCGCTGGCGCAAGCTGGGCTGGTCGCTGGCCGGCACGCCGCCGCGCGTCTGGCGCACCTGA
- the pilM gene encoding type IV pilus biogenesis protein PilM, with protein MFNRREQPGWMAVVPRKQSVDFVHVVRGGERPRVRWLDSNPRSGTEAQALQHARRVHHLQRYRCTTWIDPSAYQMVQVTQPKVDAAELRAALRWSIKDSLDFPVEQAMVDVLPIPTDGMPAGRDALALVVAAKRDKLQERVQAFQAANLKLSVIDVIETAQRNLATLFETQGRGIAMLGLHENGALLTFSRGGELYGLRHIDIKLDALADAEQRATVFERVGLELQRSLDGFDRQFSQVPLSRLLIAGHPAAESFSNFLKDNLYLPVEVADLSTVLDLGRHADALQDVTQQHAWYVPIGMALRDESAAA; from the coding sequence ATGTTCAACCGACGAGAACAACCTGGCTGGATGGCAGTGGTGCCGCGCAAGCAGAGCGTGGACTTCGTCCACGTCGTGCGTGGCGGCGAGCGCCCGCGTGTCCGCTGGCTCGACAGCAATCCGCGCAGCGGCACCGAAGCGCAGGCCCTGCAGCACGCCCGCCGCGTCCACCACCTGCAGCGCTACCGCTGCACCACCTGGATCGACCCGAGCGCCTACCAGATGGTGCAGGTCACGCAGCCCAAGGTCGACGCAGCCGAGCTGCGCGCCGCCCTGCGCTGGAGCATCAAGGATTCGCTCGACTTCCCGGTCGAGCAGGCGATGGTCGACGTGCTGCCCATCCCGACCGACGGCATGCCCGCCGGGCGCGACGCGCTGGCGCTCGTGGTCGCCGCCAAGCGCGACAAGCTGCAGGAGCGTGTGCAGGCCTTCCAGGCCGCCAACCTCAAGCTCTCGGTCATCGACGTGATCGAAACCGCGCAGCGCAACCTCGCCACCCTCTTCGAAACCCAGGGTCGCGGCATCGCCATGCTGGGCCTGCACGAGAACGGCGCCCTGCTCACCTTCAGCCGCGGCGGCGAGCTCTATGGCCTCCGCCACATCGACATCAAGCTCGATGCACTCGCCGACGCCGAGCAGCGCGCCACCGTCTTCGAGCGCGTGGGCCTGGAGCTGCAGCGCTCGCTCGATGGCTTCGACCGCCAGTTCAGCCAGGTGCCGTTGTCGCGCCTGCTCATCGCCGGCCACCCCGCCGCCGAGAGCTTCTCGAATTTCCTGAAGGACAACCTCTACCTGCCGGTGGAAGTGGCCGACCTCTCGACCGTGCTCGACCTCGGCCGCCACGCCGACGCCTTGCAGGACGTGACGCAACAACACGCCTGGTACGTGCCGATCGGCATGGCCCTGCGCGATGAAAGCGCGGCTGCATGA
- a CDS encoding ABC transporter permease, whose translation MNKKQKEALAPWALLVGVLLLWELLCRGFNVSEFIFPSPSRIASQLVEFRGVIAGHAWRTFWVTMAGFGLSIVVGTLLGFLIGSSRMAYSAMYPLMTAFNALPKAAFVPILVVWFGIGVGPAVLTAFLISFFPITVNIATGLATLEPELEDVLRVLGAKRWDVLIKVGLPRSLPYFYGSLKVAITLAFVGTTVSEMTAANEGIGYLLISAGSSMQMGLAFAGLVVIGVMAMAMYELFAVVEKRTTAWAHRGSNAS comes from the coding sequence ATGAACAAGAAGCAGAAAGAGGCGCTGGCGCCCTGGGCGCTGCTCGTGGGCGTGCTGCTCTTGTGGGAGCTGCTGTGCCGCGGCTTCAACGTCTCCGAGTTCATCTTCCCCTCGCCCTCGCGCATCGCGTCGCAGCTGGTCGAATTCCGCGGTGTGATCGCCGGCCACGCCTGGCGCACCTTCTGGGTCACGATGGCCGGCTTCGGCCTGTCGATCGTGGTCGGCACGCTGCTCGGCTTCCTCATCGGCAGCTCGCGCATGGCCTATTCGGCGATGTACCCGCTGATGACCGCCTTCAACGCGCTGCCCAAGGCCGCCTTCGTACCCATCCTCGTGGTGTGGTTCGGCATCGGCGTCGGGCCGGCGGTGCTCACCGCCTTCCTCATCTCCTTCTTTCCGATCACCGTCAACATCGCGACCGGCCTCGCCACGCTGGAGCCGGAGCTCGAAGACGTGCTGCGCGTGCTCGGCGCCAAGCGCTGGGACGTGCTCATCAAGGTGGGCCTGCCGCGCTCGCTGCCCTACTTCTACGGCTCGCTGAAGGTCGCGATCACGCTCGCCTTCGTGGGCACCACCGTGTCGGAGATGACGGCGGCCAACGAAGGCATCGGCTACCTGCTCATCTCGGCCGGCTCGTCGATGCAGATGGGCCTGGCCTTCGCCGGCCTGGTGGTGATCGGCGTGATGGCGATGGCGATGTACGAGCTCTTCGCGGTGGTCGAGAAGCGCACCACGGCCTGGGCGCACCGGGGGTCGAACGCGAGCTGA
- a CDS encoding ABC transporter ATP-binding protein, with amino-acid sequence MKVLVPALALAAACTALPASAQSTDSAPPASTPAPSAAAPAKAATPSGEGGTWRLMASPYTIHYSHDPNHRPVWMVGFERERRDGLLWGACYFSNSFGQPSGMVYGGQRLYDFSPYPQLYAQWTAGVMYGYKGEYKDKVPFNYGGFSPGVVLALGWQFTPRYSVQANILGNSAMMFQFSVDLP; translated from the coding sequence ATGAAAGTCCTTGTTCCCGCGCTGGCGCTGGCCGCGGCCTGCACAGCGCTGCCGGCATCCGCCCAGTCGACCGATTCAGCGCCACCTGCCTCCACTCCAGCCCCTTCAGCTGCGGCACCTGCCAAGGCTGCCACGCCCTCCGGCGAAGGCGGCACCTGGCGGCTGATGGCATCGCCCTACACGATCCATTATTCACACGACCCCAATCACCGGCCGGTGTGGATGGTCGGCTTCGAGCGCGAGCGGCGCGACGGGCTGCTCTGGGGTGCCTGCTATTTCAGCAACTCCTTCGGGCAGCCGAGCGGCATGGTCTACGGCGGCCAGCGGCTCTACGACTTCAGCCCCTATCCGCAGCTCTACGCGCAGTGGACGGCCGGCGTGATGTACGGCTACAAGGGTGAGTACAAGGACAAGGTGCCTTTCAACTACGGCGGCTTCTCGCCCGGCGTGGTGCTCGCGCTGGGCTGGCAGTTCACGCCCCGCTATTCGGTGCAGGCGAACATCCTCGGCAACTCGGCCATGATGTTCCAGTTCTCGGTGGACCTGCCCTGA
- a CDS encoding ABC transporter substrate-binding protein, whose protein sequence is MKKLTASLALAASLFSSAVHAQETSLKFQLDWRFEGPAALFLVPAAKGHFKAEKLNVTIDAGNGSGGTVTRVASGTYDMGFADLAALMEFHANNPTAPNKPVAVMMVYNNTPAAVLALKKSGIKTPADLNGKKLGAPVFDAGRKAWPIFAKANNITNVAWTAMDPPLRETMLVRGDIDAITGFSFTSLLNLEARGVKTDEVVILPYPQYGVKLYGNAVIVGEDFLKKNPEAVKAFLRAFTKGVKDVIADPKGAIATVKARDGIINEELELRRLKLALDASVLTADAKAEGFGDAKPGRLALMASQVSDAFATKDRVNAAVIWNGSYLPTAADRDVFAKAAPKK, encoded by the coding sequence ATGAAGAAACTCACCGCCTCCCTCGCCCTCGCTGCCAGCCTCTTCTCATCGGCCGTGCACGCCCAGGAAACCTCGCTCAAGTTCCAGCTCGACTGGCGCTTCGAAGGCCCGGCCGCGCTCTTCCTCGTGCCGGCCGCGAAAGGCCACTTCAAGGCCGAGAAGCTCAACGTCACCATCGACGCCGGCAACGGGTCGGGCGGCACCGTCACCCGCGTGGCCTCGGGCACCTATGACATGGGCTTCGCCGACCTTGCGGCGCTGATGGAGTTCCACGCCAACAACCCGACCGCCCCCAACAAGCCGGTGGCGGTGATGATGGTCTACAACAACACGCCGGCCGCGGTGCTCGCGCTCAAGAAGAGCGGCATCAAGACGCCGGCCGACCTCAACGGCAAGAAGCTCGGCGCCCCGGTCTTCGACGCCGGCCGCAAGGCCTGGCCGATCTTTGCCAAGGCCAACAACATCACGAATGTCGCCTGGACTGCGATGGACCCGCCGCTGCGCGAGACCATGCTCGTTCGCGGCGACATCGACGCCATCACCGGCTTCTCGTTCACCTCGCTGCTCAACCTCGAGGCGCGTGGCGTGAAGACCGACGAGGTGGTGATCCTTCCCTACCCGCAATACGGCGTGAAGCTCTACGGCAACGCCGTCATCGTCGGCGAGGACTTCCTCAAGAAGAACCCCGAGGCGGTGAAAGCCTTCCTGCGGGCCTTCACCAAGGGCGTGAAGGACGTGATCGCCGACCCCAAGGGCGCCATTGCCACCGTCAAGGCGCGCGACGGCATCATCAACGAGGAGCTGGAGCTGCGCCGCCTGAAGCTCGCGCTCGACGCCTCGGTGCTGACCGCCGACGCCAAGGCCGAGGGCTTCGGCGACGCCAAGCCCGGCCGGCTGGCGCTGATGGCGAGCCAGGTGTCCGACGCCTTCGCGACGAAGGACCGGGTGAACGCCGCGGTGATCTGGAACGGCAGCTACCTGCCCACCGCCGCCGACCGTGACGTGTTCGCCAAGGCCGCCCCCAAGAAGTGA
- a CDS encoding DUF6607 family protein, with product MKTTTTLLLCLAAMLPTAGQAAPPAASAAPAASAASAASPLRYTFSWPLDRDGLKPRGGTTRGAAVAIDTTPSPAWQALQAAGLSPQERDRRAILAMAGSYRVTFDFLEVASYTAADDPVKLGPYQSWGTEKVYVDRNEPGLVSLVHILEMRMVEKDGKVSEPFVTKHWRQDWRYEPLAIVEYLGRDRWQRRPVPAAARRGAWVQTVYQVDESPRYASLGRWQHNASFSTWISGDTRRPLPRREWSVRKDYDTLIGTNRHTVHPTGWTQEENNLKARLDAERQPDAGFPYVGRELGMARYERLKEPDFAAADRYYAATRTFWHEVLAAWDAAFVKHGTLTLKGPVDKLGLFVPLFERAGEIEEGKAKGEHAPVIRKALGDIGVPN from the coding sequence ATGAAGACGACGACCACCCTCCTCCTCTGCCTGGCCGCGATGCTGCCCACCGCAGGCCAAGCCGCCCCACCTGCGGCCTCTGCGGCCCCAGCGGCCAGTGCCGCCTCGGCCGCGAGCCCGCTGCGCTACACCTTCTCGTGGCCGCTCGACCGCGACGGCCTCAAGCCCCGCGGCGGCACCACGCGCGGCGCGGCCGTGGCGATCGACACCACGCCCTCGCCAGCCTGGCAAGCGCTGCAGGCCGCGGGCCTGAGCCCGCAGGAGCGCGACCGCCGCGCCATCCTCGCGATGGCCGGCAGCTACCGCGTCACCTTCGACTTCCTGGAAGTCGCGTCCTACACCGCAGCCGACGACCCGGTGAAACTCGGCCCCTACCAGTCGTGGGGGACCGAGAAGGTCTACGTCGACCGCAACGAGCCGGGCCTCGTGAGCCTGGTGCACATCCTCGAGATGCGCATGGTCGAGAAAGACGGCAAGGTCAGCGAGCCCTTCGTCACCAAGCACTGGCGGCAGGACTGGCGCTACGAGCCCCTGGCGATCGTCGAATACCTCGGCCGCGACCGCTGGCAGCGCCGCCCGGTGCCCGCGGCCGCGCGCCGCGGCGCCTGGGTGCAGACGGTCTACCAGGTGGACGAGTCGCCGCGCTACGCGAGCCTGGGCCGCTGGCAGCACAACGCGAGCTTCTCGACCTGGATCAGCGGCGATACCCGGCGCCCGCTGCCACGTCGCGAGTGGAGCGTGCGCAAGGACTACGACACCCTCATCGGCACCAACCGCCACACCGTGCACCCGACCGGCTGGACGCAGGAGGAAAACAACCTCAAGGCCCGGCTCGATGCGGAGCGCCAGCCCGACGCCGGCTTCCCCTACGTCGGCCGCGAGCTCGGCATGGCGCGCTACGAGCGACTGAAGGAACCCGACTTCGCCGCCGCCGACCGCTACTACGCCGCCACGCGGACCTTCTGGCACGAAGTGCTGGCCGCCTGGGATGCCGCGTTCGTGAAGCACGGCACGCTCACGCTCAAGGGCCCGGTCGACAAGCTCGGCCTCTTCGTGCCGCTCTTCGAGCGTGCAGGTGAAATCGAGGAAGGCAAAGCCAAGGGCGAGCATGCACCCGTCATCCGCAAGGCCCTCGGCGACATCGGCGTGCCGAACTGA
- a CDS encoding type II secretion system F family protein translates to MPQFTYTARDAGGGLMQGVLEGDSAGAVAAELQRAGSTPLEIVLATAVGASMASKQIGFGRSEKVKHEDLLMFSRQLHTLLKAGIALTRALGGLQESASAAMKDVIRQIRESLESGNEMSTSLAKQTGIFSAFYVSMVRVGEMTGRLDEVFLRLFHHLEFEKLMRDQVKSALRYPTFVIVVMLIAIGVINVFVIPSFQKVFDGFGAQLPLMTRILVGFSKFTLAAWPYILVGAVGAIFAFRRWTASEDGGYAWDKLKLKFPIAGKIIRKATLARFSRSFALALKSGVPVVQAMMVVANTVDNHFFARAIEKMREGVERGDSLLRTAAASGIFTPVVLQMIAVGEESGTLDEMLGEVADFYQQEVEYELKSLSAQIEPILIVFLGVLVLILALGVFLPIWDLGKAAIK, encoded by the coding sequence ATGCCCCAGTTCACCTACACCGCACGTGACGCCGGCGGCGGCCTGATGCAAGGCGTGCTCGAAGGCGACAGCGCCGGCGCCGTGGCGGCCGAGCTGCAGCGCGCCGGCAGCACGCCGCTCGAGATCGTGCTCGCCACGGCGGTGGGGGCTTCGATGGCGTCGAAGCAGATCGGCTTCGGCAGATCAGAGAAGGTCAAGCACGAAGACCTGCTGATGTTCAGCCGCCAGCTGCACACGCTGCTAAAAGCCGGCATCGCGCTCACGCGGGCGCTCGGCGGGCTACAGGAGTCGGCCTCGGCGGCGATGAAGGACGTGATCCGCCAGATCCGCGAGAGCCTGGAGTCGGGCAACGAGATGTCGACCTCGCTTGCGAAGCAGACCGGCATCTTCAGTGCCTTCTACGTCTCGATGGTGCGCGTGGGCGAAATGACGGGCCGGCTGGACGAAGTGTTCCTGCGCCTCTTCCACCACCTCGAGTTCGAGAAGCTGATGCGCGACCAGGTGAAGTCGGCGCTGCGCTACCCCACCTTCGTGATCGTGGTGATGCTGATCGCCATCGGCGTCATCAACGTGTTCGTGATCCCGTCGTTCCAGAAGGTGTTCGACGGCTTCGGCGCTCAGCTGCCGCTGATGACGCGCATCCTCGTCGGCTTCTCCAAGTTCACCCTCGCGGCCTGGCCCTACATCCTGGTCGGCGCCGTGGGCGCCATCTTCGCCTTCCGGCGCTGGACAGCGAGCGAAGACGGCGGCTACGCGTGGGACAAGCTGAAGCTCAAGTTCCCCATCGCCGGCAAGATCATCCGCAAGGCCACGCTCGCCCGCTTCTCGCGCAGCTTCGCGCTCGCGCTCAAGAGCGGCGTGCCAGTGGTGCAGGCCATGATGGTCGTGGCCAACACGGTGGACAACCATTTCTTCGCCCGCGCCATCGAGAAGATGCGAGAGGGCGTGGAGCGCGGCGACAGCCTGCTGCGCACCGCGGCCGCGAGCGGCATCTTCACGCCGGTCGTGCTGCAGATGATCGCGGTGGGCGAGGAGTCGGGCACGCTCGACGAGATGCTCGGCGAGGTGGCCGACTTCTACCAGCAGGAAGTGGAGTACGAGCTGAAGTCGCTCTCGGCGCAGATCGAGCCGATCCTGATCGTCTTCCTGGGCGTGCTCGTGCTGATCCTCGCCTTGGGCGTGTTCCTCCCCATCTGGGACCTGGGCAAAGCCGCGATCAAGTAG
- a CDS encoding GspE/PulE family protein produces MPPPQKIRLGDLLVQQNLITQEQLTATLEQQRSSGRKLGRILVDSGVVTEEQISGALAGQLKIPYINLKQTNPAPALVNLLTEAQARRFRALVLEDNNGILRVGMADPSDLFAYDELTRILKREIELAAVTETQLLATIDRVYRRTGEITALSQELTAELAQTEADFGNLLGTEAAVKDAPVVKLLQTLFEDAAQVRASDIHIEPQQHKLHVRFRIDGVLHLQTESDLKIAPALVLRLKLMSGLDISEKRLPQDGRFHVDIRGNPLDVRISTMPTQYGESVVMRLLNQSGGLLRLERLGMGDEMLAKVRGALQRTSGMILVTGPTGSGKTTALYASLNEINSPDRKIITVEDPVEYRLPGINQVQVHDKIDLSFERVLRAALRQDPDVILVGEMRDKTTAEIGLRAAMTGHMVLSTLHTNDAATTPVRLLDMGVPPYMVAMSLNLVIAQRLVRLLCDNCIAPHTPTPQELGWLDHYIGPEGKDGKYMRGMGCSRCNGTGFIGRTAVYEMLEMTPELVQTANHGSPIEFVRIARAQIGTRTLLRNALALAHAGRSTISEAMALAASGDG; encoded by the coding sequence ATGCCGCCTCCCCAGAAAATCCGCCTGGGTGACCTGCTGGTTCAGCAGAACCTCATCACCCAGGAGCAGCTCACCGCCACGCTCGAGCAGCAGCGCTCGAGCGGCCGCAAGCTCGGCCGCATCCTGGTCGACAGCGGCGTCGTCACCGAAGAGCAGATCTCCGGTGCGCTCGCCGGCCAGCTCAAGATCCCCTACATCAACCTCAAGCAGACCAACCCGGCGCCCGCGCTGGTCAACCTGCTGACCGAGGCCCAGGCCCGCCGTTTCCGCGCACTGGTGCTGGAAGACAACAACGGCATCCTGCGTGTCGGCATGGCCGACCCGAGCGACCTCTTCGCCTACGACGAGCTCACCCGCATCCTGAAGCGCGAGATCGAGCTCGCCGCCGTCACCGAGACGCAGTTGCTCGCCACCATCGACCGCGTGTACCGCCGCACCGGCGAGATCACCGCGCTCTCGCAGGAACTGACCGCCGAGCTCGCGCAGACCGAGGCCGATTTCGGCAACCTGCTCGGCACCGAAGCCGCGGTGAAAGACGCGCCGGTCGTCAAGCTGCTCCAGACCCTGTTCGAAGACGCCGCCCAGGTGCGCGCCTCCGACATCCACATCGAGCCGCAGCAGCACAAGCTGCACGTGCGCTTCCGCATCGACGGCGTGTTGCACCTGCAGACCGAGTCCGACCTCAAGATCGCCCCGGCCCTCGTGCTGCGCCTGAAGCTGATGTCGGGCCTCGACATTTCCGAGAAGCGCCTGCCGCAGGACGGCCGCTTCCACGTCGACATCCGCGGCAACCCGCTCGACGTGCGCATCTCCACCATGCCCACGCAGTACGGCGAATCCGTCGTGATGCGTCTCCTGAACCAGAGCGGCGGCCTGCTGCGCCTCGAACGGCTCGGCATGGGCGACGAGATGCTGGCCAAGGTGCGCGGCGCGCTGCAGCGCACGAGCGGCATGATCCTCGTGACCGGCCCCACCGGCAGCGGCAAGACCACCGCGCTCTACGCCTCGCTCAACGAGATCAACTCGCCCGACCGCAAGATCATCACGGTGGAAGACCCGGTCGAGTACCGCCTGCCCGGCATCAACCAGGTGCAGGTGCACGACAAGATCGACCTCTCCTTCGAGCGCGTGCTGCGCGCCGCCTTGCGGCAGGACCCGGACGTGATCCTCGTCGGCGAAATGCGCGACAAGACCACCGCCGAGATCGGCCTGCGCGCCGCGATGACCGGCCACATGGTGCTCTCGACGCTGCACACCAACGACGCGGCCACAACGCCCGTGCGCCTGCTCGACATGGGCGTGCCGCCCTACATGGTGGCGATGTCGCTCAACCTCGTGATCGCCCAGCGCCTGGTGCGCCTGCTCTGCGACAACTGCATCGCCCCGCACACGCCCACGCCACAGGAGCTCGGCTGGCTCGACCACTACATCGGCCCCGAGGGCAAGGACGGCAAGTACATGCGCGGCATGGGCTGCTCGCGCTGCAACGGCACCGGCTTCATCGGCCGCACCGCCGTCTACGAGATGCTGGAGATGACGCCGGAGCTGGTGCAGACCGCCAACCACGGCTCGCCGATCGAGTTCGTGCGCATCGCGCGCGCGCAGATCGGCACCAGGACGCTGCTGCGCAACGCACTCGCGCTTGCCCACGCCGGTCGTTCGACGATCTCCGAAGCCATGGCGCTCGCCGCCAGCGGTGACGGCTGA